In Rhinolophus sinicus isolate RSC01 chromosome X, ASM3656204v1, whole genome shotgun sequence, a single genomic region encodes these proteins:
- the LOC109434379 gene encoding paraneoplastic antigen-like protein 5: protein MAAVTLLEDWCKGMDLDPRKALLIVGIPVECSEMEIKETVKAGLQPLCAYRVLGRMFRREDNAKAIFIELAEFVNFTMIPSQIPGKGGAWEVVVKPRNSDDEFITRLNYFLKDEGRKMADVAKILGYSSVTEGMGPEGSSQFKLAVLQPLKESMWYRKLKVFSGNTFPGPGEENFEVWLEHVTEMMKVWPVSMVEKRRRLLESLCGPALSIMRMLLANNDSMTVEQCLDALTQIFGSKEDCRTSQFKFFQTFQLSGEKISVFLLRLEPLLQKAVRHSPLSIRSTDMIRLKHILARANMTTSLRGKLKLLDQRGCPPTFLELMKLIRDDEEWEITMAVIKQKQRNKERDRRASDSQVVAEATVSVPQGIVQAGPYCENSTQTIQERVAPCLKRRRLSGHGSGEEVCYQDICPKTENAPPPKESPPLAAEERGNEAGAGAMSHPKP, encoded by the coding sequence ATGGCCGCTGTGACACTCTTAGAGGATTGGTGCAAGGGGATGGACCTGGACCCTAGGAAGGCCTTGCTGATTGTGGGGATCCCCGTGGAGTGTAGTGAGATGGAAATTAAAGAGACCGTGAAGGCAGGCTTACAGCCCCTGTGCGCCTACAGGGTTCTGGGCAGGATGTTCAGAAGGGAAGACAATGCAAAGGCCATCTTCATTGAACTGGCTGAGTTTGTCAATTTCACTATGATACCCAGTCAGATACCAGGAAAGGGAGGTGCCTGGGAAGTGGTGGTAAAACCCCGTAACTCCGATGACGAATTCATCACTAGACTGAACTACTTCCTGAAGGATGAGGGCCGGAAAATGGCAGATGTGGCCAAAATCCTGGGGTATAGCAGTGTCACTGAAGGCATGGGGCCAGAGGGTTCTTCCCAGTTCAAACTGGCAGTTTTGCAGCCTCTGAAAGAAAGCATGTGGTACCGAAAACTTAAAGTGTTTTCGGGAAATACTTTCCCAGGCCCAGGTGAAGAGAACTTTGAAGTCTGGCTAGAGCACGTCACTGAGATGATGAAGGTGTGGCCAGTGTCTATGGTAGAAAAGAGGCGCCGTTTGCTGGAGAGCCTATGTGGCCCCGCCCTGTCCATCATGAGGATGCTCCTGGCTAACAATGACTCCATGACTGTGGAGCAGTGCCTGGACGCCCTGACGCAGATCTTTGGGAGTAAAGAGGACTGTAGAACCTCACAGTTTAAGTTCTTTCAGACCTTTCAGCTGTCTGGAGAGAAAATCTCTGTTTTTTTGCTACGGTTAGAGCCCCTGCTGCAGAAAGCTGTGCGGCACAGCCCCTTGTCAATAAGAAGCACAGACATGATTCGCCTGAAGCACATTCTAGCTCGGGCCAATATGACCACCAGCCTCCGGGGCAAGCTTAAGCTCCTGGATCAGCGTGGGTGTCCTCCCACTTTTCTGGAGTTAATGAAGCTCATTCGAGATGATGAAGAGTGGGAGATCACCATGGCAGTGATAAAGCAAAAGCAGAGGAATAAAGAGAGGGACCGCAGGGCCTCTGACAGCCAGGTAGtagcagaagccactgtttccGTACCTCAGGGAATTGTGCAGGCAGGGCCATATTGTGAGAACAGCACCCAGACCATCCAGGAAAGGGTTGCCCCGTGCCTGAAGCGCAGGCGACTGTCAGGCCATGGTAGTGGGGAGGAAGTATGTTATCAGGACATATGTCCTAAGACTGAAAACGCACCTCCACCAAAGGAGAGTCCTCCCCTTGCAGCAGAAGAGAGGGGAAAcgaggcaggggctggggccaTGAGCCACCCCAAGCCCTAG